Proteins encoded by one window of Candidatus Binatia bacterium:
- a CDS encoding CbiX/SirB N-terminal domain-containing protein, producing the protein MHTEKFLLIVDHGSKRPEAAAFLERLATQVATAKPDWQIRTAHLEICPPDIAEAIDRCVGDGAREIVIQPFFLLPGRHTREDIPAIAEAARVKHANCTIRVGAAIGEDDQMVEILVRRATALLAETS; encoded by the coding sequence ATGCACACTGAAAAATTTCTTCTGATTGTCGACCATGGAAGCAAGCGGCCCGAGGCCGCCGCCTTCCTCGAGCGTCTGGCCACGCAGGTCGCCACAGCCAAGCCCGACTGGCAGATCCGCACAGCTCATCTGGAGATCTGCCCGCCGGATATCGCCGAGGCGATCGACCGATGCGTGGGCGACGGCGCCCGCGAGATCGTAATTCAGCCGTTTTTCCTGCTGCCCGGCCGCCATACCCGCGAAGACATCCCGGCCATTGCCGAGGCCGCCCGGGTGAAACACGCAAATTGCACGATCCGCGTGGGTGCCGCGATCGGCGAGGACGACCAGATGGTCGAGATCCTCGTCCGACGAGCGACAGCCTTGCTCGCAGA